GGGGCGAGATTCTAAAAAAGATCAGAGTTATTTTTTATATTCCCTTAACGCTCAAGAATTAGATCATTTGCTCTTTCCTCTAGGAAAGTATAAAAAAACCAGAACTCGTCAAAAAGCCAGAAAAGAGCAGTTGGTAAATGCTGAGAAAGCGGAAAGTCAAGATATTTGTTTCTTGTCTGGACCGCATAATAATTTCTTAAAGCGTCATTTAAAGTTAGAGCCGGGGCCAATTATCTTAGAGGAAACAGGCGAAAATATTGGTGAGCATCAGGGGTTGCCTCTCTATACTATTGGACAGAGGCGCGGCTTAGAGGTGGGTGGCACCGGCCCTTATTATGTCGTGGGCTTTGATTATAAAAAAAATATTCTGAAAGTAGCGGCGACTTGGAACGATTCTCGTCTTTATCGCCAAGATCTTTTAGCAAAAAATATCAATTGGAATTATCCTCGCCCGCCGCGGAAAAATTTTCCTTGTCTAGCGGTAATTCGTTATGGTCATCCAGCCGAACCTTGCCGTCTTAATCTGACTCCGGAAGGCGAAATAAAAGTAATCTTTAAAAAACCGCAACGGGCGATTACGGCTGGTCAAAGTATCGCCTTTTATCGAGGGCGTCGTCTCTTAGGTGGCGGTATCATTGCTTAATAGTTTACAAAAAAGAAGCCGATTAGGCTTCTTTTTTTGTGCCGCGAGAGGGAATCGAACCCTCATGGGATTGCTCCCACACGAGTTTGAGTCGTGCGCGTCTACCAGTTCCGCCATCACGGCGTAGCTTTTAAATTATAGTATAAAAGCTTTAATTGTCAAACCAAGGCTAACTTGTTCTTGCACTCTATTTTCGCTATAATTAAATTATAAAAAACGACTTATGGGAAAAATCCTCGCTGTTGTCAACCAAAAAGGTGGGGTAGGAAAAACTACCACCTCTGTTAATTTGGGTGCTTATTTAGCCGCGGCCGGTAAGCGCGTTTTATTGGTGGACTTGGATCCGCAAGCAAATGCTAGTTCTGGTTTAGGGCTCGATCCGGATAAGTTAGAAATGGGAATTTATGAGGCCT
This window of the Candidatus Parcubacteria bacterium genome carries:
- the mnmA gene encoding tRNA 2-thiouridine(34) synthase MnmA (Derived by automated computational analysis using gene prediction method: Protein Homology. GO_function: GO:0016740 - transferase activity [Evidence IEA]; GO_function: GO:0016783 - sulfurtransferase activity [Evidence IEA]; GO_process: GO:0008033 - tRNA processing [Evidence IEA]) — protein: MKNSKQNKKVLVALSGGVDSAVTAKILLGQGYQVAAVYCLFWKEGAADSALESAQTVAEQLKIPLTALDLRQVFKEKVVDYFLTEYAAGLTPNPCVRCNKQVKLGELLKYAAANGFDYLATGHYLEVKGRPGKRYLLKGRDSKKDQSYFLYSLNAQELDHLLFPLGKYKKTRTRQKARKEQLVNAEKAESQDICFLSGPHNNFLKRHLKLEPGPIILEETGENIGEHQGLPLYTIGQRRGLEVGGTGPYYVVGFDYKKNILKVAATWNDSRLYRQDLLAKNINWNYPRPPRKNFPCLAVIRYGHPAEPCRLNLTPEGEIKVIFKKPQRAITAGQSIAFYRGRRLLGGGIIA